A DNA window from Bombus vancouverensis nearcticus chromosome 6, iyBomVanc1_principal, whole genome shotgun sequence contains the following coding sequences:
- the LOC117161275 gene encoding damage-control phosphatase ARMT1, giving the protein MTQRSNSVDIRDLQDIQTPFGVCLSGIYKRSFAYITIKDRLPVILTKIIDTLSRNKENIAEIYGENATEEIKQITGFISKLKNEIATNKTLKPLQLLPDSKDNDAEEWNKYLIKRTEIEEGTPTWFNTSWLYCECYMYRALAQEFALLKSMKNYDPFEQQKQNAFTNSLASIEALSTYTVNLIHKVGNLSIVETKDELFKLLKSNLWGNKCDLSLSAGAEVSQSTNPIEVLKTLDKDILVNNLEFVWNLLRNKDSDDTNIVDIILDNAGYEFFTDLCLAAFLIASKLARKIRFYVKRYPWYISDTTANDFHWTLTYMENSPNKSIQELANYLKNNVWSIEVELYWTSPYDFAEMKKRDSKLYAKLSEAKLAIFKGDLNYRKLLGDINWEYTTEFRQSLRGFHPTNILSLRTVKSDVCVGLVPGVAEELFKEDESWMFTGQYGLIQTTIAGTCQCSNKTC; this is encoded by the exons ATGACCCAAAGATCAAATTCCGTAGACATTCGAGATCTACAAGATATACAGACACCTTTTGGAGTATGTTTATCAGGAATCTATAAAAG GAGCTTTGCTTATATAACAATTAAAGATAGATTACCagtaattttaacaaaaataattgataCTCTCAGTCGTAACAAAGAAAATATTGCTGAAATATATGGAGAG AATGCCACAGAAGAAATTAAACAAATAACAGGATTTATcagtaaattaaaaaatgaaatagcaACAAATAAAACTTTGAAACCTCTGCAATTGCTACCCGATAGTAAAGACAATGATGCTGAAGAATGgaataaatatctaataaaaaGAACCGAAATAGAAGAAGGAACACCAACATGGTTTAATACTTCTTGGCTATATTGCGAATGCTATATGTATCGGGCACTTGCACAAGAATTTGCTCTCCT GAAATCTATGAAAAACTATGATCCTTTCGAACAACAGAAACAGAATGCATTTACAAATTCATTGGCTAGCATAGAAGCACTTTCTACTTATACTGTGAACCTCATACATAAAGTAGGAAATCTATCAATAGTCGAAACTAAAGACGAACTTTTTAAACTTCTTAAATCAAATCTTTGGGGTAACAA ATGTGATTTATCTTTAAGTGCAGGAGCAGAAGTTAGTCAAAGTACTAATCCTATAGAAGTATTAAAGACATTAGATAAAGACATTCTTGTAAACAATTTAGAATTCGTTTGGAATTTATTAAGGAACAAAGACAGTGATGATACAAATATCGTAGATATAATACTTGATAATGCAGGTTATGAATTTTTTACTGATTTATGTTTAGCAGCATTCTTAATTGCAAGTAAACTTGCTAGAAAAATCAGGTTTTATGTAAAACGTTATCCATGGTATATCAGTGACACAACAGCAAATGATTTTCACTGGACTCTAACATACATGGAAAATTCACCAAATAAAAGTATACAAGAATTAGCTAACTATCTGAAGAATAATGTATGGTCTATTGAG GTAGAACTATATTGGACAAGTCCTTATGATTTTGCAGAGATGAAAAAACGTGACTCAAAATTATATGCTAAATTATCGGAAGCTAAATTAGCAATATTCAAAGGTGACCTAAATTATAGGAAATTACTAGGTGATATAAATTGGGAATATACAACAGAATTTAGACAATCATTAAGAGGGTTTCATCCAACAAATATCTTAAGTTTGAGAACTGTAAAATCTGATGTATGTGTTGGTTTAGTACCAGGTGTAGCAGAAGAATTATTTAAGGAAGATGAAAGTTGGATGTTTACAGGGCAATATGGACTTATCCAAACTACAATAGCTGGAACTTGTCAATGTTCTAACAAAACATGTTAA
- the sau gene encoding Golgi phosphoprotein 3 homolog sauron, with the protein MNRTDGLVQRRRVVNSSSGSSLGQDGSNDISHNDKLSGHGMDTDCTMQKDLNSNPKIDESQDSDKETRLTLMEEVLLLGLKDKEGYTSFWNDCISSGLRGCILAELGFRGRVELEKAGMRKKGLLVRKLLLKNDAPTGDVLLDEALKHLKETDPPETVPSWIEYLSGETWNPLKLRYQLKNVRERLAKNLVEKGVLTTEKQNFLLFDMTTHPLTDNLAKSRLVKKIQEAVLSRWVNDAGRMDRRTLALVILAHAADVLENAFAPLSDDDYELAMRRVRTLLDLDFEAEAAKPNANPVLWAVFAAFTK; encoded by the exons ATGAATCGCACTGACGGATTGGTACAACGACGACGTGTTGTTAACAGCAGTAGTGGTAGTAGTCTAGGCCAGGATGGCTCTAATGATATTAGCCATAATGATAAATTATCTGGTCATGGCATGGATACAGATTGTACCATGCAAAAAGATCTTAATTCAAATCCCAAGATCGACGAATCCCAAGATTCTGATAAGGAAACCAGATTGACACTCATGGAGGAAGTTTTATTACTTGGCCTGAAAGACAAGGAG GGTTACACATCATTTTGGAATGATTGCATAAGTTCCGGATTACGTGGTTGTATTTTGGCAGAACTTGGATTCCGTGGTCGAGTAGAATTAGAAAAAGCTGGTATGCGCAAAAAGGGACTATTGGTGAGGAAACTTCTACTGAAAAATGATGCTCCTACAGGAGATGTTCTGTTAGACGAAGCTTTAAAACACCTAAAAGAAACTGATCCACCTGAAACTGTTCCTAGTTGGATTGAATATCTCAGTG GAGAAACATGGAATCCACTCAAATTAAGATATCAGTTGAAAAATGTTAGAGAAAGATTAGCTAAAAATCTTGTTGAGAAAGGAGTTTTAACAACTGAAAAACAGAATTTCTTACTCTTTGATATGACAACTCATCCTCTTACTGATAATCTTGCCAAAAGTCGACTTGTAAAAAAG ATTCAAGAAGCCGTGTTAAGTCGCTGGGTCAATGATGCTGGCCGTATGGATAGGCGAACATTAGCTTTAGTTATTTTAGCTCATGCAGCTGATGTATTAGAAAATGCGTTTGCACCTCTCTCAGATGACGACTATGAACTAGCGATGCGACGAGTGCGAACATTATTGGACCTTGACTTTGAAGCAGAAGCTGCTAAACCTAATGCTAATCCAGTCCTTTGGGCGGTATTTGCTGCATTCACTAAGTAA